The Candidatus Binataceae bacterium genome includes a region encoding these proteins:
- the ligD gene encoding non-homologous end-joining DNA ligase, with amino-acid sequence MAKEDPGELLLIDGREVRVTHPDKLYFSRQTRLSKLDLLRYYLSVAPGALQGIRDRPIVLKRYVNGAEGEAFFQKRAPAQRPSWLRTITLSFPSGRTAEEIVVDGAAGLAWIVNLGCIELHPHPVRTGDLDHPDELRVDLDPGPGVSWSDVRAVAMEVKSLLEEMGLHGWPKTSGSRGMHINVRIEPRWTFDQVRRAALALSREVERRAPSLATSKWWKEERHGVFLDYNQNAKDRTTASAYSVRPVPDARVSTPLHWHEVPDCDPADFTMLTVPRRFAESDDPHQGMDAAAGSLESLLQLAERDEAAGLGDAPWPPHFRKMDGEPRRVAPSRSRAAAKPSRIKMPLVVVANSPDKAAALAGLERWKQRHPDVDEYLAVDDILVDSMRGRSSTWTRIRVNLCHVPEALRPSQETPDPDDDPTREWRTSHARRSKS; translated from the coding sequence GTGGCTAAGGAAGATCCTGGCGAGCTGCTCCTGATAGACGGTCGGGAAGTGCGGGTCACGCATCCCGACAAACTCTATTTCTCGCGCCAGACCCGTCTGTCGAAACTCGACCTGCTTCGCTATTACCTGTCAGTTGCTCCCGGTGCTCTCCAGGGTATTCGCGACCGTCCAATTGTTCTCAAGCGCTACGTCAACGGCGCCGAAGGCGAGGCGTTCTTCCAGAAGCGCGCGCCCGCGCAGCGGCCATCGTGGCTGCGAACGATCACGTTGAGCTTCCCCTCGGGCCGCACCGCTGAGGAGATCGTTGTCGACGGTGCCGCCGGGCTCGCGTGGATAGTTAATCTCGGATGCATCGAGCTGCATCCGCATCCGGTGCGCACCGGCGATCTCGATCATCCCGATGAGTTGCGAGTCGATCTCGATCCAGGCCCGGGCGTGAGCTGGTCCGACGTTCGTGCTGTCGCGATGGAAGTGAAATCGCTGCTCGAGGAGATGGGTTTGCACGGATGGCCCAAGACGAGCGGCTCGCGCGGTATGCATATTAATGTGCGGATTGAGCCGCGCTGGACATTCGACCAGGTCCGCCGCGCCGCGCTTGCGCTGTCGCGCGAAGTTGAGCGGCGCGCGCCTTCTCTCGCGACCTCGAAATGGTGGAAAGAAGAGCGCCACGGTGTGTTCCTTGATTACAATCAAAACGCGAAGGATCGGACCACCGCGTCGGCCTACTCAGTGCGCCCCGTGCCGGACGCGCGAGTTTCCACTCCGCTTCATTGGCACGAAGTTCCCGACTGCGATCCCGCTGATTTCACGATGCTGACCGTTCCGAGAAGGTTCGCTGAGTCGGACGATCCTCATCAAGGCATGGATGCTGCGGCAGGGTCGCTCGAGAGTTTGCTGCAATTGGCAGAGCGCGACGAAGCCGCGGGCCTTGGCGATGCGCCCTGGCCGCCGCACTTCCGCAAGATGGACGGTGAGCCGCGGCGGGTGGCGCCGTCGCGATCGCGTGCGGCCGCTAAGCCCTCGCGTATCAAGATGCCGCTGGTTGTGGTCGCAAACTCGCCCGATAAAGCTGCGGCCCTTGCGGGCCTGGAGCGATGGAAGCAGAGACATCCCGATGTGGACGAGTATCTGGCTGTCGATGACATCCTGGTGGACTCGATGCGCGGGCGCTCCTCCACCTGGACGCGTATCCGCGTCAACCTTTGCCATGTGCCTGAGGCGTTACGCCCCTCGCAGGAGACGCCGGACCCGGACGACGATCCAACCCGCGAATGGCGCACGAGCCACGCCCGTCGAAGCAAGAGTTGA